The sequence CTCAAGCACTGCTTGAGGCGTTTTTTTATGAGATGAACTTGTCGTGAAGTTCAGGGCTTAAACGGCTTAACCTTTCGAAAGGTTAGGGTCTAACGGGCTAACGTAACCAGATGGCTTAAGAGCCAACACGTCACAGTTAATCTTATCGATCACATGTTCTGCGGTATTACCAATAAACACGGCAGACAAGCCAGTACGACCCGTTGTACCTAGAATTACCATAGCAGCGTTATTTTCAGACGCGACGCGTGGAATCACATCTTCTGGTAAGCCTTGCTCAACAACAGTTTGCTCTTCACACATACCGTGTTTCTGGCGTAGTGCCTTCATTGCTGTTAAGTGATGACCACGAACGGCGTCAGTGTAAGACGTTGGGTCAAACTCAGGCAGTTCGATAGTGATATTCGCCGGTGTCACAGGATAAGCGTTAACCAAGAGTGGTTCAGCATCCAAACGACCTGTGATTTCAAGTAATCTATCAACCATCGTATCGTTAAGTTCTAGGTGAGCTTCTGTCTCTGAGCCTACGTGAACCGAAGCAAAGATCTTCGCGTTATCAGGCCAGAAATCATTTTTAACCAGTAGCACAGGGCTAGGGCACTTTCTCAACAGGTGCCAATCAGTTGGTGTGAAGATGACGGATTCTAAGGTGTCATGCTTACGCGTCCCTTTAATCAAGATGTCGTGTCCACCACTGTAGATCTCAGCAATGATCGCTTCGTACGGGCGATTATGCCAAACCACTTGAACGTTAAATTCGATGGAATCATCAAGGTAAGGTTCTGCGACTTTGTTCATCCAGATTTCACGCTGGTGAATCACACCTTTACGCATTGCGTCTCTCTCATCGACAGAGAGCATAGACGTCATTTCATACGAGAAGTCGTATATCGACAAGAAGAAAGTGATGTGGCTTGTTGAGGTGCTTTTCTTAGCAAGTTGGATAGCACGAACTAGAGCAGGTTGCTCATCGTGATTAATGTCTGCGACAACTAAAATTTTGTTATAGATACTCATAACTAAGCCTACTTTTCAGACCGAACATATAAATAATGTAGCGTAGTTATGGGGAGATTAAGAGAAATAAAAGAGGTTTTAAGAGAGAAACATGATGTAGCTCATTATTGAACTACATCATTGATATCTAGACTATTCTTTTGAAACGCCAGCAAGTTCCATCAACGCATCGTGATCTTCGATAGTGATATATTTGCCTTTAACGCTCAAGATGTCTGCTTTTTGGAAACGACCTAAAAGACGGCTGATTGTTTCAACAGTCAAACCAAGGTAGTTACCAATATCGCCGCGAGTCATCGTTAGGCGGAACTCGCGTGGGCTGAAGCCACGTTGAGAGAAGCGAGTAGAAAGATTGTAAAGGAATGCAGCAAGACGCTCTTCCGCGTTCTTCTTAGAAAGAAGCAGAATCATTTCTTGGTCACCTTTAATCTCGTTACTCATCAGACGCATAAT is a genomic window of Vibrio sp. ED004 containing:
- the uspE gene encoding universal stress protein UspE, giving the protein MSIYNKILVVADINHDEQPALVRAIQLAKKSTSTSHITFFLSIYDFSYEMTSMLSVDERDAMRKGVIHQREIWMNKVAEPYLDDSIEFNVQVVWHNRPYEAIIAEIYSGGHDILIKGTRKHDTLESVIFTPTDWHLLRKCPSPVLLVKNDFWPDNAKIFASVHVGSETEAHLELNDTMVDRLLEITGRLDAEPLLVNAYPVTPANITIELPEFDPTSYTDAVRGHHLTAMKALRQKHGMCEEQTVVEQGLPEDVIPRVASENNAAMVILGTTGRTGLSAVFIGNTAEHVIDKINCDVLALKPSGYVSPLDPNLSKG